One window from the genome of Vidua chalybeata isolate OUT-0048 chromosome 3, bVidCha1 merged haplotype, whole genome shotgun sequence encodes:
- the LOC128786240 gene encoding cytochrome c oxidase subunit 7A-related protein, mitochondrial, which translates to MYYKFSGFAQRLVGATAAAAYTPQGLKPLNSVIPTESPDLIFGTSKPFPGLPAADPFLGTNKVPDLQKVFQRSDGLPVHLKLGYPDRLLYRTTMALTIGGTIYCLVALFIASQPKKQK; encoded by the exons aTGTACTACAAGTTCAGCGGCTTCGCGCAGCGCCTCGTCGGGGCCACGGCGGCCGCCGCCTACACCCCACAG GGACTCAAACCATTGAATTCAGTGATTCCCACTGAATCCCCAGATCTGATTTTTGGGACAAGTAAACCTTTTCCAGGTTTACCTGCAGCTGATCCTTTCTTGGGTACAAACAAGGTGCCAGACCTACAGAAAGTTTTTCAG AGATCAGATGGACTGCCAGTACACCTGAAGCTAGGATATCCAGACAGGCTGCTCTATCGGACCACAATGGCTCTGACAATAGGAGGGACTATCTACTGTCTGGTAGCATTGTTCATTGCCTCACagccaaagaaacaaaaataa